One Melanotaenia boesemani isolate fMelBoe1 chromosome 8, fMelBoe1.pri, whole genome shotgun sequence DNA segment encodes these proteins:
- the acadm gene encoding medium-chain specific acyl-CoA dehydrogenase, mitochondrial has protein sequence MLLTKVFRTGLQSGIRLQSTSTVAAKATTASSSHAGSFGFSFEMTDQQKEFQQLARRFAREEMIPVAAAYDRSGEYPFPIIKKAWELGLVNGHIPQEYGGMGLSIFDSCLITEELAYACTGMQTAMEANSLGQMPVILAGSDEQKRKYLGRMTEEPLMCAYCVTEPGAGSDVAGIKTRAVKMGDEYVVNGQKMWITNGGKANWYFLLARTDPDPKCSAGKAFTGFIVDADTPGVQVGRKEMNMGQRCSDTRGITFEDVRIPKENVLITEGAGFKIAMGAFDNTRPPVAAGATGLAQRALDEATSYALERKTFGKVIAEHQVVSFILAEMAMKVELARMAYQRSAWEVDQGRKNTYYASIAKAFAGDIANQVATDAVQVFGGNGFNSEYPVEKLMRDAKIYQIYEGTAQIQRLIIAREHLGRFKK, from the exons ATGCTGCTCACTAAG GTCTTCAGAACTGGTCTGCAGTCCGGGATCCGTCTGCAGAGCACCAGCACTGTTGCAGCCAAAGCTACAACAGCTTCCAGCAGCCATGCAGGATCCTTTGGCTTCTCTTTTG AAATGACAGATCAGCAGAAGGAGTTCCAGCAGCTAGCAAGGAGATTTGCGCGTGAAGAGATGATACCTGTAGCAGCCGCTTATGACCGGAGTGGTGAA tATCCTTTCCCCATCATCAAGAAAGCATGGGAGCTCGGTCTGGTGAACGGCCACATTCCACAGGAATATG GTGGAATGGGCTTGTCTATCTTTGACAGCTGCCTCATCACAGAGGAGTTGGCTTACGCCTGCACAGGCATGCAGACTGCCATGGAGGCAAACTCTCTGGGA CAAATGCCTGTTATTCTTGCTGGTAGTGATGAACAGAAGAGGAAATACCTGGGAAGGATGACTGAGGAGCCTCTCATGTGT gcatatTGTGTCACTGAGCCGGGAGCGGGCTCGGATGTAGCCGGCATCAAGACTCGAGCTGTGAAGATGGGTGACGAGTACGTTGTTAACGGCCAGAAGATGTGGATCACCAACGGAGGGAAAGCTAACTG GTATTTCCTTCTTGCCCGCACTGACCCAGATCCTAAATGTTCTGCTGGCAAGGCTTTCACTGGCTTCATTGTGGATGCAGACACTCCAGGAGTTCAAGTGGGAAGGAAG GAGATGAACATGGGCCAGAGGTGCTCTGACACCAGAGGTATCACTTTTGAGGATGTGAGGATACCGAAAGAGAACGTCCTGATCACAGAAGGAGCCGGTTTCAAAATTGCCATGGGTGCCTTTGACAACACCAGGCCCCCA GTGGCAGCAGGAGCTACAGGCCTGGCACAGAGAGCTCTCGACGAAGCCACCAGCTACGCCCTGGAGAGGAAGACCTTTGGCAAAGTTATTGCTGAG CACCAAGTTGTGTCGTTCATCCTGGCCGAGATGGCGATGAAGGTGGAGTTGGCCAGGATGGCGTACCAGCGGTCTGCTTGGGAAGTGGATCAAGGGCGCAAGAACACCTACTACGCTTCCATCGCTAAGGCCTTTGCAGGAGACATCGCCAACCAGGTAGCTACAGACGCTGTCCAAGTATTTGGAGGCAACGGCTTCAACAGCGAATACCCGGTCGAGAAGCTGATGAGGGATGCAAAGATCTACCAG atctACGAAGGAACAGCTCAAATCCAAAGGCTCATTATCGCCAGAGAACACCTGGGAAGATTCAAGAAATGA
- the rabggtb gene encoding geranylgeranyl transferase type-2 subunit beta has protein sequence MGTQIKDVIIKPDAPSTLMLNKHADYIAAYGSKRDDYEYTLSEYLRMSGIYWGLTVMDLMGQLHRMNRQEIIDFIKSCQHECGGISASIGHDPHLLYTLSAVQILCLYDSMDAIDVDKVVEYVQGLQQEDGSFAGDKWGEIDTRFSFCAVATLALLGKMDMINVDKAVEFVLSCMNFDGGFGCRPGSESHAGQIYCCTGFLSLTGQLHQLNADLLGWWLCERQLPSGGLNGRPEKLPDVCYSWWVLASLKIIGRIHWIDKAKLRTFILACQDEETGGFADRPGDMVDPFHTLFGVAGLSLLGDKQIKPVNPVLCMPEDVLQKINLQPDLLS, from the exons ATG GGTACACAAATAAAAGATGTCATCATCAAGCCTGATGCGCCCAGCACGCTGATGCTGAACAAACACGCGGACTACATCGCTGCTTATGGCTCCAAGAGGGATGACTAT GAGTACACGTTGTCTGAGTACCTGAGGATGAGCGGTATCTACTGGGGTCTGACGGTGATGGACCTCATGGGCCAGCTGCACAGAATGAACCGGCAGGAGATTATAGATTTCATCAAATCCTGTCAGCATGAATGCGGAGGCATCAGCGCCAGCATCGGACACGATCCACACCTGCTCTACACCCTCAGTGCTGTCCAG ATCTTGTGCTTGTATGACAGCATGGATGCGATTGATGTGGACAAGGTGGTGGAATATGTCCAAGGACTTCAGCAGGAAGATGGCTCCTTTGCAGGGGACAAATGGG ggGAAATAGATACACGGTTTTCTTTCTGTGCTGTTGCAACACTAGCGTTACTG GGAAAAATGGACATGATAAATGTTGACAAAGCCGTGGAGTTCGTCCTGTCCTGTATGAACTTTGACGGCGGTTTTGGCTGCAGACCTGGTTCAGAGTCTCACGCTGGTCAG ATTTACTGCTGCACTGGTTTCCTGTCGCTCACGGGACAGCTGCACCAGCTGAACGCTGACCTGCTGGGCTGGTGGCTCTGTGAGAGGCAGCTGCCATCTGGAGGCCTTAACGGACGGCCCGAGAAG CTTCCAGACGTGTGCTACTCGTGGTGGGTTCTGGCGTCGCTGAAAATCATCGGCAGGATCCACTGGATCGACAAAGCCAAGCTGCGAACCTTCATTCTGGCCTGTCAAGATGAAGAGACGGGAGGTTTTGCTGATAGACCAGGAGACATG GTGGATCCTTTCCACACTCTATTCGGAGTTGCGGGTCTGTCCCTCCTAGGCGACAAGCAGATCAAACCGGTGAATCCAGTACTTTGCATGCCTGAAGACGTCCTGCAGAAGATCAACCTGCAACCCGACCTCCTCAGCTAG